Proteins from a genomic interval of Rhodococcus rhodochrous:
- a CDS encoding enoyl-CoA hydratase, with the protein MTSTTTEGLRSELADGILRLTITRPRRMNAIDLTTMKTLSEAVKAAGDDERVRTIVVTGEGSAFCTGADLAAGAADPQDPGVVMDTANELVRTIASVPVPVIAAVNGPAAGVGVSIALAADLTYAAESAYFLLAFVNIGLMPDGGASLLVPAAIGRARAAEMALLGERVSAQDADRFGLVARTLPDAELAAHVDAVASRTASGPRRALELTKRALNASTLGELDAALAREKDGQVELLGSADFAEGAMAMLEKRPARFA; encoded by the coding sequence ATGACCTCGACCACCACCGAGGGCCTGCGGTCCGAACTCGCCGACGGCATCCTGCGACTGACCATCACGCGTCCGCGCCGGATGAACGCGATCGACCTGACCACGATGAAGACGCTGAGCGAGGCCGTGAAGGCGGCCGGCGACGACGAACGCGTCCGTACGATCGTCGTCACCGGTGAGGGATCGGCGTTCTGCACGGGTGCGGATCTGGCTGCGGGAGCAGCGGATCCACAGGACCCCGGTGTCGTCATGGACACCGCCAACGAACTGGTCCGGACGATCGCATCCGTCCCCGTGCCCGTCATCGCGGCGGTCAACGGTCCCGCCGCGGGCGTCGGCGTCTCGATCGCCCTCGCGGCCGATCTCACCTACGCGGCCGAGAGCGCGTACTTCCTGCTCGCCTTCGTCAACATCGGACTGATGCCCGACGGCGGCGCGAGCCTGCTGGTTCCGGCCGCGATCGGGCGGGCCCGGGCCGCCGAGATGGCACTGCTCGGTGAGCGGGTGTCCGCGCAGGACGCCGACCGGTTCGGGTTGGTGGCCCGCACCCTGCCCGACGCCGAACTCGCCGCACACGTCGACGCCGTCGCCTCGCGGACCGCATCCGGCCCGCGACGTGCCCTGGAACTGACGAAGCGGGCCCTCAACGCCTCGACGCTCGGCGAACTCGACGCGGCGCTCGCGCGGGAGAAGGACGGTCAGGTCGAACTCCTCGGCTCCGCCGACTTCGCGGAGGGTGCCATGGCGATGCTGGAGAAGCGTCCCGCCCGCTTCGCCTGA
- the fadD5 gene encoding fatty-acid--CoA ligase FadD5, which yields MVPPSVVSEAVGSDATRFRSNNWNNQVARHALMIPDRTAFRFRGETITWSQLNTRVEKLADALSRRGIGFGDRVIILMLNRPEYVEIVLAANALGAIAVPVNFRLTAPEVAFLVGDSGAKAIVAEGPLVPLAAAARGQAEGIELSITVGVEPEGDSLSYEALVAEEGEPHPPVEIPNDTPALIMYTSGTTGRPKGAVLTHSNLEAQSLTCIRAFRLFDESGIGFCASPMFHIAALGSIAPSLMLGTPTVIHPVGAFDPEELLDVLEAENVTSLFLVPVQWQAMCAAQQAKPRKLKLRNISWGAAPSSDTILRAMAETFPDAFNVAVFGQTEMSPITCVLDGDDAIRKLGSVGRVIPTIQARVVDDEMNDVAPGEVGEIVYRGPTMMREYWNNPTATSEAFYGGWFHSGDLVRVDEEGFVYVVDRKKDMIISGGENIYCAEVENVLFGHPKVLEAAVIGRPDAKWGEVPVAVVALKPGNDDLTLDELQPYLNEHLARYKHPKEVVIVDALPRNASGKVVKGELRGGLPAVTQG from the coding sequence ATGGTTCCCCCCTCTGTCGTTTCCGAAGCGGTCGGCTCCGACGCCACCCGCTTCCGCAGCAACAACTGGAACAATCAGGTGGCGCGCCACGCCCTGATGATTCCCGATCGCACGGCCTTCCGATTCCGCGGCGAGACCATCACCTGGTCGCAGTTGAATACGCGTGTCGAGAAGCTCGCCGATGCACTCTCGCGTCGCGGCATCGGCTTCGGCGACCGCGTCATCATCCTCATGCTCAACCGTCCGGAGTACGTCGAGATCGTGCTCGCGGCCAACGCCCTCGGTGCCATCGCCGTGCCGGTGAACTTCCGCCTCACCGCACCCGAGGTCGCCTTCCTCGTGGGTGATTCCGGCGCGAAGGCGATCGTCGCGGAGGGGCCGCTCGTCCCGCTCGCCGCCGCCGCGCGTGGCCAGGCGGAGGGCATCGAACTGTCCATCACGGTCGGAGTCGAGCCGGAAGGCGACTCGCTCTCCTACGAGGCACTCGTCGCCGAAGAGGGCGAACCCCACCCGCCGGTGGAGATCCCGAACGACACGCCCGCGCTCATCATGTACACCTCGGGCACGACGGGCCGGCCCAAGGGCGCCGTGCTCACCCACTCCAATCTCGAAGCGCAGTCGCTCACCTGCATCCGGGCCTTCCGCCTGTTCGACGAATCGGGCATCGGTTTCTGCGCGTCGCCGATGTTCCACATCGCGGCCCTCGGCTCGATCGCGCCGAGCCTGATGCTCGGCACGCCCACCGTCATCCACCCGGTCGGCGCTTTCGACCCGGAGGAACTGCTCGACGTGCTCGAGGCCGAGAACGTCACCAGCCTGTTCCTCGTGCCGGTGCAGTGGCAGGCGATGTGTGCCGCGCAGCAGGCCAAGCCGCGGAAGCTGAAGCTGCGCAACATCTCCTGGGGTGCGGCACCGAGCTCCGACACGATCCTGCGGGCCATGGCGGAGACCTTCCCCGACGCCTTCAACGTGGCGGTCTTCGGCCAGACCGAGATGTCGCCCATCACCTGTGTGCTCGACGGCGACGACGCCATCCGCAAGCTCGGCTCCGTGGGCCGGGTCATCCCCACCATCCAGGCGCGTGTGGTCGACGACGAGATGAACGACGTCGCCCCTGGCGAGGTCGGCGAGATCGTCTACCGCGGTCCCACCATGATGCGCGAGTACTGGAACAACCCCACCGCCACCAGCGAAGCGTTCTACGGCGGATGGTTCCACTCCGGCGACCTCGTGCGCGTGGACGAAGAGGGCTTCGTCTACGTCGTCGACCGCAAGAAGGACATGATCATCTCGGGCGGCGAGAACATCTACTGCGCCGAGGTCGAGAACGTCCTGTTCGGGCATCCCAAGGTGCTCGAGGCCGCGGTCATCGGTCGCCCCGACGCGAAGTGGGGCGAGGTGCCCGTCGCCGTCGTCGCGCTGAAGCCCGGCAACGACGACCTCACCCTCGACGAGCTCCAGCCGTACCTGAACGAGCACCTCGCGCGGTACAAGCACCCCAAGGAGGTCGTGATCGTCGACGCCCTGCCGCGCAACGCGAGCGGCAAGGTCGTCAAGGGTGAGCTCCGCGGCGGTCTCCCCGCCGTTACCCAGGGCTGA